From Paraflavitalea devenefica, the proteins below share one genomic window:
- a CDS encoding sialidase family protein gives MEKKFFCKRLLYASALLLLLTGAVSCKRNVTPATPTDTPAPPTDNELATEAAAPYHNTMVLFNGGSEGYHSYRIPSIVRCNSGTLLAFAEGRMSDNRDYGNINLVYKRSTNHGSTWGALQEVVGVGPGTWGNPTAVVDRNTGRVWLWMSWNSGTVNQGGTDGYEPIDEWGERKVYVSWSDDDGVTWATPVDKTSSLLPPGFTWDAMGPGVGLQTSIDHPGRLIIPANRRNIYSDDHGATWHYQLVPNGSGEPTIIELIDGKLMRNDRPGTAQFETAKRRWLSTGTIGGTWSAFAPHNTLLDPRCEGSVLRYTGEPSRIMFLNPASSERRCKMRIRISYDEGVTWPISRRTHDWLTDEETCDQGKGGYSSMAKTADYAVGALIEINEDVSNNATSHRSIEFHKFNLPWILNGATEP, from the coding sequence ATGGAAAAGAAGTTCTTTTGCAAGAGGCTATTATATGCCTCTGCCCTACTATTACTCCTTACCGGCGCTGTATCCTGTAAACGCAATGTGACCCCGGCTACCCCAACCGACACACCTGCTCCACCCACGGACAATGAGCTGGCCACTGAAGCCGCCGCCCCCTATCACAACACCATGGTCCTGTTCAACGGCGGCTCAGAAGGTTATCACTCCTACCGCATCCCCTCCATCGTACGCTGTAACAGCGGCACCCTCCTCGCTTTTGCCGAAGGCCGCATGAGCGACAACAGGGATTACGGCAATATCAACCTGGTGTACAAGCGCTCCACCAACCACGGCTCTACCTGGGGGGCGCTGCAGGAAGTAGTAGGCGTAGGCCCCGGCACCTGGGGTAATCCTACGGCTGTGGTAGACCGCAATACCGGGCGGGTATGGCTGTGGATGTCCTGGAACTCCGGCACTGTGAACCAGGGCGGTACCGATGGCTATGAACCCATTGACGAATGGGGCGAGCGGAAAGTGTATGTGTCCTGGAGTGATGACGACGGCGTTACCTGGGCTACCCCGGTTGACAAGACCAGCTCCCTCCTGCCGCCCGGCTTTACCTGGGATGCCATGGGTCCCGGTGTGGGCCTGCAAACCAGTATTGACCATCCCGGCCGGCTGATCATTCCCGCCAACCGGCGCAACATTTACAGCGACGACCATGGCGCCACCTGGCACTACCAGTTGGTGCCCAACGGCTCCGGCGAACCCACGATCATTGAGCTGATCGATGGCAAACTGATGCGCAATGACCGGCCCGGCACCGCCCAGTTTGAAACAGCCAAGCGGCGCTGGCTCTCTACCGGCACGATCGGCGGCACCTGGAGCGCTTTCGCGCCCCACAACACCCTGCTCGATCCCCGCTGCGAAGGCTCGGTACTGCGCTATACCGGCGAGCCCAGCCGCATTATGTTCCTGAACCCCGCCAGCTCGGAAAGAAGGTGCAAGATGCGCATCCGCATCAGCTATGATGAAGGCGTTACCTGGCCCATCAGCCGCAGAACGCACGACTGGCTTACCGATGAAGAGACCTGCGACCAGGGCAAGGGCGGCTATTCCAGCATGGCCAAAACAGCCGACTATGCCGTTGGCGCACTGATCGAGATCAATGAAGATGTGAGCAACAATGCCACCAGCCACCGTTCTATTGAGTTCCACAAGTTCAATCTGCCGTGGATTTTGAATGGCGCTACGGAACCGTAG
- a CDS encoding FadR/GntR family transcriptional regulator, whose translation MKTEQELFKLKPIASITMADQVETQLRDYIIRRSIRPGDAIPKEMEIAEALGVSRNVVREALSRLRMLGMIESKKKRGMILTQPDVMKGLERILHPNMLDMNVRKELFELRIVLEIGLGDLLFRRKTPEQLQQLDAIVERERRASTSIERIRCEVDFHSTLYEMAGNETLKRFQTILMPVFEYVVEYESKLEHTSVGSVTHADLVRILYGNKPEEFPNAMRQHLLPHLEHL comes from the coding sequence ATGAAGACCGAGCAGGAACTATTTAAACTGAAGCCTATAGCCTCTATCACCATGGCCGACCAGGTGGAGACCCAGTTACGTGATTACATCATCCGGCGGTCCATCCGGCCGGGCGATGCCATTCCCAAGGAAATGGAGATCGCGGAAGCGCTGGGCGTGAGCCGCAACGTGGTACGGGAGGCTTTGAGCCGCCTGCGCATGCTGGGAATGATCGAATCGAAGAAAAAGCGGGGTATGATCCTTACCCAGCCCGACGTGATGAAGGGCCTGGAGCGGATCCTGCACCCTAACATGCTGGATATGAACGTGCGCAAGGAGCTTTTTGAACTGCGCATTGTACTGGAAATAGGCCTGGGCGACCTGCTTTTCCGCCGCAAGACCCCCGAACAGTTGCAACAGCTCGATGCCATCGTGGAGCGGGAACGCCGTGCGAGCACCTCTATTGAGCGGATCCGCTGCGAGGTGGACTTCCACTCCACCCTCTACGAAATGGCCGGGAATGAGACCTTAAAACGTTTTCAGACGATCCTGATGCCCGTATTCGAATACGTGGTGGAATATGAGTCCAAACTGGAGCACACTTCCGTAGGCTCCGTCACCCATGCCGACCTGGTACGCATCCTTTACGGCAATAAACCCGAAGAATTCCCCAACGCCATGCGCCAGCATTTGCTGCCGCACCTGGAGCACCTGTAG
- a CDS encoding SusC/RagA family TonB-linked outer membrane protein, whose amino-acid sequence MKKLIFCLPLLGCWLLLSLCVTAQDTELVVSGTVTRSAANEKLSNVTVTLKGTSLAAVTGAGGQYSLKVNDPKGILVFTYVGLQSREVPIEGRSRIDVALEPDNAALTDVVIVGYAQQSKTRITAAVSKLNPEELKNTANPNPVQAIQGKIAGVSVPISSGQPGAGAINIIIRGSTKLNAYGSGLGNSNGSQIGSSDANVGPLIVVDGIFRSSINDINPDNIESFQVMKDAASTAIYGARGANGVIVIKTRGGKFNSKMNLTLNHRTTWETPARSYKYIGATDYLRLARTTVKNTFDGLDKNNLLNNGGFSAGTRVYTAKGQYGRNINLTALYDNIVAIEGQAYVDNLLAKGWKTMDDPINPGTKLLYADNNYQDMLWVTGLTQNYNASIDGGSEKASYNVSAGYTDQKGTFVGTRYRRYDVLGNFNFKAADNFRIDAMINYQNVLPNFVDAYQNELVRGTRVTPLIRIYKDDGNPTPGELYTVRNRFHTLKYDDFRVSTERLIARVGGDLTIIKGLHWRPSFSYQMQDYRELFMRKGTPADEIQPSTQRQKNEYTENMRDLMTDQILQYDFDINGDHDFMVLGGFNYRRVTYNAISIGSQRANNDYIYTINEPTTAIVNGVITSNVTNFSTSLREERSASFFGQFTYDYQKKYLLGGSLRYDGFSNFAPGNRYALFPSISAGWNIHKEDFWNIKAISKLKLRASWGGSGLSDLSITDTYGGYGATQYANAAGVLRNNLSNPNLVWETTQTTDLALDAEFFKDRISLTIDFYNKLTKDRLAVKPLPSEAPFPSVAFNNGVLQNKGVEIELGGIIIDKKDFIWRSYLSFAYNRTVVKELPDNGRVRNRQGGDVVYDPTAKQLVEAGGIAEGERPFALYAYKVLGVFATEAEAAAWNAKTKDNLASPSGQTVKKHAGDFIFADVNGDGIIDTKDQVFMGYRTPDKIGGMQNILYYKGITLRFTVDYALGHLISNGALARSLGQGRAFNEGAPSEALGSDIWQKEGDAGKKYARFSFADFDFGQRNYLRGATLGVNQSYSSDVSVMIGKGDFLAFREIGIAYDLPRNLLKKVHATGVNVFASVYNLGYITKYKGQNPESYTGFDPGGYPRPRQFSLGATVRF is encoded by the coding sequence ATGAAAAAACTGATCTTCTGCCTCCCGCTGCTGGGCTGTTGGTTACTGCTTTCTTTGTGTGTGACCGCCCAGGACACTGAACTGGTGGTTTCCGGAACCGTTACCAGGTCGGCTGCCAACGAAAAATTGTCCAATGTGACCGTCACACTCAAAGGTACCTCGCTGGCGGCCGTTACCGGCGCCGGCGGACAATATTCCTTAAAAGTAAATGATCCGAAGGGCATTCTGGTATTTACCTACGTAGGATTGCAGTCCCGCGAAGTACCCATCGAAGGCCGCAGCCGGATAGATGTGGCGCTGGAGCCCGACAATGCAGCGCTCACCGATGTGGTGATCGTAGGGTATGCCCAGCAATCCAAAACGAGGATCACGGCTGCCGTATCGAAACTGAACCCCGAAGAACTGAAAAATACCGCCAACCCTAATCCTGTACAGGCTATACAGGGAAAAATAGCCGGTGTATCCGTACCCATTTCTTCCGGCCAGCCCGGCGCCGGCGCTATTAATATCATTATCCGCGGCAGTACCAAACTGAATGCTTACGGCAGTGGCTTGGGCAATAGCAATGGCAGTCAGATAGGCAGCTCCGATGCCAATGTAGGCCCGCTCATTGTAGTGGATGGCATATTCCGGTCATCCATCAATGATATCAATCCCGATAATATAGAATCATTCCAGGTCATGAAAGATGCCGCCTCCACCGCCATCTATGGCGCGCGCGGCGCGAATGGGGTGATCGTGATCAAAACAAGGGGCGGTAAGTTCAACAGCAAGATGAACCTTACGCTCAACCACCGCACCACCTGGGAAACGCCTGCCCGCAGTTATAAATACATTGGCGCCACCGATTACCTCCGGCTGGCCCGCACAACGGTGAAGAATACCTTCGATGGCCTGGATAAGAACAACCTGCTGAACAATGGCGGTTTCTCTGCCGGCACCCGGGTATATACCGCCAAAGGCCAATACGGCAGGAACATTAACCTCACAGCGCTGTATGATAATATTGTGGCCATAGAAGGGCAGGCCTATGTAGACAACCTGCTGGCCAAAGGCTGGAAAACGATGGACGACCCGATCAACCCGGGCACCAAGCTGTTGTATGCCGACAATAACTACCAGGATATGCTGTGGGTAACCGGGCTTACCCAAAATTACAATGCTTCGATTGATGGAGGCAGTGAGAAAGCCAGTTACAACGTGTCGGCAGGCTATACCGATCAGAAGGGTACGTTTGTAGGCACCCGCTACAGGCGCTATGACGTATTGGGCAATTTCAACTTCAAAGCGGCTGATAATTTCAGGATAGACGCCATGATCAATTATCAGAACGTACTGCCCAACTTTGTGGATGCTTACCAGAATGAACTGGTACGTGGTACCCGCGTTACCCCGCTGATACGTATTTATAAAGATGATGGCAATCCTACGCCCGGTGAATTATATACGGTGCGCAACCGCTTCCATACTTTGAAGTATGATGATTTCCGCGTATCCACAGAAAGGCTGATTGCCCGCGTAGGCGGCGACCTTACGATCATCAAAGGCCTGCATTGGCGGCCGTCATTTTCCTACCAGATGCAGGATTACCGCGAGCTGTTCATGCGCAAGGGTACGCCTGCCGATGAGATACAGCCTTCTACCCAACGGCAGAAGAATGAATACACGGAGAATATGCGCGACCTGATGACCGACCAGATATTGCAGTATGATTTCGATATCAATGGCGACCATGACTTCATGGTACTGGGTGGCTTTAACTACCGCCGGGTTACCTACAATGCCATCAGCATTGGTTCACAACGGGCCAATAATGATTACATCTATACCATTAATGAACCTACCACTGCTATTGTGAATGGGGTGATCACTTCCAACGTGACCAATTTCTCCACCAGCTTACGCGAAGAGCGCTCTGCGAGCTTCTTTGGTCAGTTTACCTATGATTACCAGAAAAAGTATTTACTGGGTGGCAGTTTGCGGTATGACGGCTTTTCCAACTTTGCACCGGGTAACCGCTATGCCCTGTTCCCCTCTATCTCTGCCGGCTGGAATATCCACAAGGAAGATTTCTGGAATATAAAAGCGATCAGCAAGCTGAAGTTACGCGCCAGTTGGGGTGGCAGTGGCTTGAGCGACCTGAGCATCACGGATACCTATGGTGGTTATGGCGCCACACAATATGCCAACGCAGCAGGCGTGTTGCGCAACAATCTTTCCAATCCAAACCTGGTATGGGAAACGACCCAGACCACCGACCTGGCCCTCGATGCAGAATTCTTTAAAGACCGTATTAGTCTGACCATTGATTTTTACAATAAGCTTACCAAGGACAGGCTGGCCGTGAAACCCCTGCCTTCAGAAGCGCCTTTCCCTTCTGTAGCCTTCAACAATGGTGTGTTGCAGAACAAGGGCGTGGAGATAGAACTGGGCGGTATCATCATTGATAAGAAAGACTTCATCTGGAGAAGCTACCTCTCTTTTGCCTATAACCGCACCGTGGTAAAAGAATTGCCCGACAATGGCAGGGTGAGGAACCGCCAGGGTGGAGATGTGGTCTATGATCCCACTGCCAAACAACTGGTAGAAGCCGGTGGCATTGCAGAAGGTGAGCGCCCCTTTGCCCTGTATGCCTATAAGGTATTGGGCGTATTTGCCACCGAAGCAGAAGCCGCTGCCTGGAATGCTAAAACCAAAGATAACCTCGCCTCTCCCTCAGGACAAACGGTAAAGAAACATGCCGGCGACTTCATCTTCGCCGATGTCAATGGCGATGGCATTATTGATACGAAAGACCAGGTGTTCATGGGCTACCGCACACCTGATAAGATCGGCGGTATGCAGAATATCCTTTATTATAAAGGCATCACGTTACGTTTTACGGTAGACTACGCCCTGGGCCACCTCATCAGCAATGGCGCACTGGCCCGTTCACTGGGGCAGGGCAGGGCCTTCAATGAAGGCGCTCCTTCCGAGGCGCTGGGCTCCGACATCTGGCAGAAAGAAGGGGATGCAGGCAAAAAATATGCACGCTTCTCTTTTGCTGACTTTGACTTTGGCCAGCGCAATTACCTGCGGGGCGCCACCCTTGGTGTGAATCAATCCTATAGTTCTGATGTATCGGTCATGATCGGGAAAGGGGATTTCCTCGCTTTCCGCGAGATCGGTATTGCTTATGACCTCCCCAGGAACTTACTGAAAAAGGTACATGCCACCGGCGTCAATGTATTTGCCAGCGTGTACAACCTCGGTTATATCACCAAATACAAAGGACAGAACCCCGAGAGCTATACAGGCTTTGACCCGGGCGGTTATCCCAGGCCAAGGCAGTTCTCTTTGGGCGCTACGGTCAGGTTTTAG
- a CDS encoding RagB/SusD family nutrient uptake outer membrane protein produces MKNIIFTCIVTLSLLALAGCEKLLEVDPESSITEDTYFQNEGDFEPYVTGIYIYMRSFANNITYGTERSEELVSALNSRFGVAWQHNLSPSSGALNYNDWYRGIGHCNLLLEKIKDFDFPNSPDTRKRIIAETYCLRAYMYFHLTRIIGKAPLMLQAVLEDKDIPLLERSPATEVMARIYTDLDSAISLYKSMSNFNVKTYPSKYRFSYGAAQALKADACMWDGKVLETGNVAFESAITAINEVEASGVSLNTDFKNVTGLRGSSNPEVIIAAYFLRDESGANYGLNALPYLTGVQGALNLDSIPYANVSGNGQGAYQISTKSRALFNAWPDDKRKPFTWVTERQNSGNKISWITKYPGTKYPDDRISDNDIIVYRLADIYLLKAEAYAALDNTTDAITYLNKVRVRTGNGDYTGATDKASVEKEILDERGRELFFENKRWYDLVRFHKGGTIDVYTYVPNLTGKTTPLFWPLNTTVMANNPKLLQTDGYQ; encoded by the coding sequence ATGAAAAATATAATATTCACCTGTATAGTAACGCTGAGCTTGCTGGCGCTCGCAGGTTGTGAAAAATTACTGGAAGTAGATCCGGAGTCCAGTATTACAGAAGATACCTATTTTCAGAACGAAGGCGATTTTGAACCCTATGTAACCGGTATCTATATCTACATGCGCAGCTTTGCCAATAACATTACTTATGGTACGGAGCGAAGTGAAGAGCTGGTATCTGCGCTTAACTCACGCTTTGGCGTGGCCTGGCAACATAACCTCAGCCCTTCCAGTGGCGCCCTGAATTATAACGACTGGTACCGGGGTATCGGCCATTGCAACCTGTTGCTGGAAAAGATCAAAGATTTTGATTTCCCCAACAGTCCGGATACCAGGAAGCGTATTATAGCAGAAACCTATTGCCTGCGCGCTTATATGTATTTTCACCTTACCCGCATCATTGGCAAGGCGCCCCTGATGCTGCAGGCAGTGCTGGAAGATAAAGATATACCCTTGCTGGAACGTTCACCGGCCACGGAAGTAATGGCTCGTATCTATACGGATCTCGACTCTGCGATCAGCCTGTATAAATCCATGAGCAACTTCAATGTGAAGACCTATCCTTCTAAATACCGTTTTTCTTATGGCGCCGCCCAGGCCCTGAAGGCAGATGCCTGTATGTGGGATGGAAAAGTACTGGAAACCGGCAACGTTGCTTTTGAAAGTGCTATTACTGCCATTAATGAAGTAGAGGCCTCCGGCGTAAGCCTCAATACCGATTTTAAAAATGTAACCGGCTTACGGGGTAGCAGCAATCCGGAAGTGATCATCGCTGCCTATTTCCTGCGCGATGAATCGGGCGCCAATTATGGACTGAATGCACTGCCTTACCTCACCGGTGTGCAGGGTGCGTTGAACTTGGACAGCATACCTTATGCAAATGTTTCCGGCAACGGGCAGGGCGCTTACCAGATCAGCACCAAATCAAGGGCGCTCTTCAATGCCTGGCCCGACGACAAGCGCAAGCCTTTTACCTGGGTAACAGAACGGCAAAACTCCGGCAACAAGATTTCCTGGATCACCAAGTATCCCGGCACCAAATATCCCGATGACCGGATCTCTGATAATGATATCATTGTTTACCGCCTGGCCGATATCTATCTCCTGAAGGCAGAAGCGTATGCCGCCCTCGACAATACTACGGATGCCATCACCTACCTGAATAAGGTAAGGGTGCGTACCGGCAATGGCGATTATACCGGCGCTACGGATAAGGCAAGCGTGGAAAAGGAGATACTGGATGAAAGAGGCCGTGAATTGTTTTTTGAGAATAAGCGCTGGTACGACCTGGTGCGTTTTCACAAAGGAGGTACTATTGATGTGTACACCTATGTACCCAACCTGACAGGCAAGACCACCCCTTTATTCTGGCCGCTGAATACCACGGTGATGGCCAATAACCCCAAACTATTGCAAACCGACGGGTATCAATAG
- a CDS encoding SusC/RagA family TonB-linked outer membrane protein yields the protein MTYKTLSLYSVLLAMLVVCSMSGYTQDRILQVTGKVTDELDKGLAGTSVKITGTKITTVTGNDGSYRIMVSPTDSLEFSFTGYKTEVFAVRNRVDLNVRLTPVAGGLNEVTVIGYGQQKKVSVIGAQSTVTPEDLKLPARDIAGMLAGRIAGIITTSRGGGPGQDNAGVLVRGVATFGTSTRTPLIIIDGVPDRSFNDVDPEDIQNFTVLKDAASTAVYGTRGANGVILINTKRGVAGKPAINVEVNQGLTQFVQVPKLLDAPTWMETYNEALKTRGRDAFYSDERIALHRSGKDTDLYPNTDWYKELFRDFGLTQRANVNISGGSEKANYYISAGYYGETGLLKSKPERSYDTKTYYRRYNFTANIGVSITNTTKLDLGIATIIDQRNGPYDGSNNPQNGAFEQSLRVPSHIIPARYSNGDWPATPDGRSSPARIVFGIGSGNEYSATLRPNIRVKQELSALTKGLSVSGLFSFDVYTDALVATQHASPTFYAEGRDADDKLITRQVNTSNDILSFASARSTNRRMYTEASLNYQRTFGVHEVGGLFLFNQSEYVDGNASTFTTAVPFRNRGITGRATYGYDGRYFGEVNFGYTGSENFSPDKRFGFFPSFGVGWLVSNEKFFEPVADILSYFKLRYSYGLTGNGGFNTRFLYLSQLTKASNVYQFGIPASLSPSYSGYTESQIATDPTWETSYRHNLGVEMNFLHNDLKMVLELFREMRRGILRADQTIPLTSGFGGVNPTRNIGIVLNKGIDLTLSYNRSFGKSQWINITGTFTYNNNTNLEDGLPPQPYPWMQWRGKEVDAKELYTSLGLFKDQLDIDTSAEQSGDIRPGDIKYKDLNGDGVINNFDVSRVNVSGTPKMMYGINLSFGYKGFDIGAFIQGTGKVWLLYGSGDGTYPFASGANSPNLYAIIKDRWTEENPNPNAFYPRLTSNQDINSNFLVSDWWLKRADFIRLKSAEFGYTLPVARVKKMGIKNIRIYVNGTNLLTISKWKHWDPELNDTGTSSTTITRGGFYPNIKAYNFGVRVTF from the coding sequence ATGACCTACAAAACCCTTTCTCTTTATTCCGTCCTGCTGGCCATGCTTGTTGTATGCAGCATGTCCGGTTATACACAGGACCGTATTTTGCAGGTAACCGGTAAGGTTACCGATGAACTGGACAAAGGCCTGGCCGGTACCAGCGTAAAAATTACCGGTACCAAAATTACTACTGTTACGGGTAATGATGGGTCTTACCGCATCATGGTAAGTCCTACCGACTCGCTGGAGTTTTCCTTCACCGGTTATAAAACAGAAGTATTTGCTGTGCGCAACCGGGTAGACCTGAACGTGCGGCTGACGCCGGTGGCCGGCGGCCTCAACGAGGTAACGGTGATCGGCTATGGCCAGCAGAAAAAAGTAAGCGTGATCGGCGCGCAATCCACCGTAACGCCGGAAGACCTGAAGCTGCCTGCCCGCGATATCGCCGGTATGCTGGCAGGTCGTATTGCCGGTATCATTACCACCTCAAGAGGTGGCGGCCCCGGCCAGGACAATGCCGGGGTACTGGTACGCGGCGTGGCTACTTTTGGCACCAGTACCCGTACGCCCCTGATCATTATTGACGGGGTGCCCGACAGAAGTTTTAATGATGTGGATCCCGAAGACATTCAAAACTTCACAGTACTGAAAGATGCGGCTTCTACAGCAGTGTATGGTACCCGCGGCGCCAATGGGGTTATCCTCATCAATACCAAAAGAGGCGTGGCCGGCAAGCCTGCCATTAACGTGGAAGTGAACCAGGGCCTCACCCAATTTGTGCAGGTGCCTAAACTGCTGGATGCGCCAACCTGGATGGAAACATACAATGAAGCACTGAAGACAAGAGGCAGGGACGCTTTCTATTCGGATGAAAGAATTGCCTTGCACCGTAGCGGCAAAGATACCGACCTCTATCCCAATACCGACTGGTATAAAGAACTGTTCCGCGATTTCGGTCTCACGCAAAGGGCCAATGTCAATATCAGCGGTGGTTCTGAAAAAGCCAATTACTATATCTCTGCCGGCTACTATGGCGAAACAGGATTGCTTAAATCGAAACCCGAAAGAAGCTATGACACCAAGACCTACTATCGCCGGTATAATTTCACGGCCAATATCGGTGTAAGTATTACCAATACGACGAAGCTGGACCTGGGTATTGCTACTATTATTGATCAGCGCAACGGACCTTATGATGGCTCCAATAACCCGCAAAACGGCGCGTTTGAACAATCGCTCAGAGTGCCTTCGCATATCATTCCTGCCCGGTACTCCAATGGGGATTGGCCTGCCACACCCGATGGACGCAGCAGCCCAGCCCGTATTGTTTTTGGTATCGGCTCGGGCAATGAGTATTCTGCCACCCTGCGGCCCAATATTCGTGTGAAGCAGGAGCTCAGCGCACTCACCAAAGGACTGTCTGTTTCCGGGCTATTCTCCTTCGACGTATATACGGATGCCCTGGTGGCCACCCAGCATGCTTCTCCCACCTTCTATGCAGAAGGCAGGGATGCTGACGACAAGCTGATCACCCGCCAGGTAAATACCAGCAATGATATTCTCTCCTTTGCTTCTGCACGTAGCACCAACCGGCGTATGTATACGGAAGCTTCGCTGAACTATCAACGTACTTTTGGGGTGCATGAAGTGGGGGGCCTGTTCCTGTTCAACCAGTCGGAATATGTGGATGGCAATGCCAGCACCTTTACTACGGCGGTGCCTTTCCGCAACAGGGGCATTACAGGTCGCGCCACATATGGTTATGATGGCCGCTACTTTGGAGAGGTGAACTTTGGTTATACCGGTTCTGAGAACTTCAGTCCCGATAAACGCTTTGGTTTCTTCCCCTCCTTTGGGGTAGGCTGGCTGGTGTCCAATGAAAAATTCTTTGAACCCGTAGCCGACATATTATCCTATTTCAAACTAAGGTATAGCTATGGTTTAACAGGTAATGGTGGTTTTAATACCCGCTTCCTGTACCTGAGCCAGTTGACCAAGGCCAGCAATGTATACCAGTTTGGTATTCCTGCTTCCTTATCACCTTCTTATAGTGGCTATACCGAATCACAGATCGCTACCGACCCTACCTGGGAAACCTCTTACCGGCATAACCTGGGTGTTGAAATGAACTTCCTGCACAATGACCTGAAGATGGTATTGGAGTTATTTCGTGAAATGCGGAGGGGCATTTTAAGGGCCGATCAAACCATTCCGTTAACATCGGGCTTTGGCGGTGTAAACCCCACCCGCAATATTGGTATCGTACTGAATAAAGGTATTGACCTTACCCTCTCTTATAACCGTTCATTCGGCAAGAGCCAGTGGATCAATATCACCGGCACGTTTACCTATAACAACAATACCAACCTGGAAGATGGGTTACCGCCCCAGCCTTATCCCTGGATGCAGTGGAGAGGAAAAGAGGTGGACGCCAAAGAACTGTACACTTCCCTCGGCTTATTCAAAGATCAACTGGATATTGATACGTCTGCCGAACAAAGTGGCGATATCAGGCCCGGCGATATCAAGTATAAAGACCTCAACGGCGATGGCGTGATCAATAATTTTGATGTATCGCGCGTCAATGTATCCGGCACACCCAAGATGATGTATGGTATCAATCTTTCTTTCGGGTACAAAGGTTTTGATATCGGCGCCTTTATACAAGGCACCGGCAAAGTATGGTTGTTGTATGGCAGTGGTGATGGTACCTATCCCTTCGCGAGTGGCGCCAACAGTCCCAACCTCTATGCCATTATTAAAGACCGCTGGACGGAAGAGAACCCCAACCCCAATGCTTTTTATCCACGTCTTACCAGCAACCAGGACATCAATTCCAACTTCCTGGTGAGTGACTGGTGGCTGAAGCGGGCAGATTTTATCCGCCTGAAGAGTGCAGAGTTTGGTTATACGCTGCCGGTAGCCAGGGTAAAAAAGATGGGCATTAAGAACATACGCATATATGTGAATGGCACCAATTTGCTCACCATTTCAAAATGGAAGCACTGGGACCCTGAGCTGAACGATACCGGCACCAGCTCTACGACCATCACACGCGGCGGATTCTATCCCAATATCAAAGCATACAACTTTGGTGTAAGGGTAACCTTTTAA